In a single window of the Agromyces sp. H17E-10 genome:
- the sucD gene encoding succinate--CoA ligase subunit alpha, protein MTIFLNKDSKVIVQGITGGEGSKHTARMLAAGTQVVGGVNARKAGTTVLHTDASGDSVELPVFASVAEAMAETGADVSIAFVPPAFTKDAVVEAIDAEIPLLVIITEGVPVQDSAEFWAYAKEKGGKTRIIGPNCPGIISPGESLVGITPANITGKGPIGLVSKSGTLTYQMMYELRDLGFSTAIGIGGDPIIGTTHIDALAAFEADPETKAIVMIGEIGGDAEERAADFIKANVTKPVVGYVAGFTAPEGKTMGHAGAIVSGSAGTAQAKKEALEAAGVKVGKTPSETAQLLREVYAAL, encoded by the coding sequence ATGACGATCTTCCTCAACAAGGACAGCAAGGTCATCGTCCAGGGCATCACCGGCGGCGAGGGCTCGAAGCACACGGCGCGCATGCTCGCGGCCGGCACCCAGGTGGTCGGCGGCGTGAACGCCCGCAAGGCGGGCACCACGGTGCTGCACACGGATGCCTCGGGCGACTCCGTCGAGCTGCCGGTCTTCGCCTCCGTGGCCGAGGCCATGGCCGAGACCGGTGCCGACGTCTCGATCGCGTTCGTGCCCCCGGCGTTCACGAAGGACGCCGTCGTCGAGGCCATCGACGCCGAGATCCCGCTCCTCGTCATCATCACCGAGGGCGTGCCCGTGCAGGACTCGGCCGAGTTCTGGGCGTACGCCAAGGAGAAGGGCGGCAAGACCCGCATCATCGGGCCGAACTGCCCCGGCATCATCAGCCCCGGTGAGTCGCTCGTCGGCATCACGCCGGCGAACATCACCGGCAAGGGCCCGATCGGCCTCGTCTCGAAGTCGGGCACGCTCACGTACCAGATGATGTACGAGCTGCGCGACCTCGGCTTCTCGACCGCGATCGGCATCGGCGGCGACCCGATCATCGGCACGACGCACATCGACGCGCTCGCCGCGTTCGAGGCCGACCCCGAGACCAAGGCGATCGTCATGATCGGCGAGATCGGCGGCGACGCCGAAGAGCGCGCGGCCGACTTCATCAAGGCGAACGTCACGAAGCCGGTCGTCGGCTACGTCGCGGGCTTCACGGCTCCCGAGGGCAAGACGATGGGCCACGCCGGCGCGATCGTGTCGGGCTCGGCGGGCACCGCGCAGGCGAAGAAGGAGGCCCTCGAGGCCGCCGGCGTCAAGGTCGGCAAGACCCCGAGCGAGACGGCGCAGCTGCTCCGCGAGGTCTACGCCGCGCTGTAG
- a CDS encoding prealbumin-like fold domain-containing protein, which translates to MPLRNQPETRPTPPRRRRRRSPLLAVAAVGGLILTGLAVAPAYASHPEVSLPGSDFEIDTNSNLVRDDPAPSIDWASVTEVRKADKPTGATDDSFGQGSKEDTLVPTVVDGSIPPNKSDLKNFGLYLETTPSGHQFLNLFWHRVQDPTGTTNMDFEFNQSKVLSANGITPVRTAGDLLIQYDLANGGTHPELFVARWITSGAGSQCEASNSTPCWGKRTNFSQLGLATGSINTTPILAGNADGLGAISARTFGEATVDYTALASTLDQCETFGSAYLKSRSSDSFSAAMKDFIAPIGTGFPTCGGVIIRKVTDPAGSTEDFTYTKDFSSDPSGSTFTLSDGESQAFAKVPINTTGHVSESALPPGWDFDKIDCTASTGGSNVSTNGTTITFNLATASDTVDCTYYNKARGSITVEKITDSGMGAFEFTSNTLDSPFTLTTTAAGAAGKDSEAFGSLVPGTYDVAETVPANWHLVSASCTGDDDGSDPATIVLDPGENVVCTFHNDRNVGAIKIVKTHKHAADGPGDHPEAGVEFTVSGGGLVDPIVVETGSDGTVCVPGLLVSAFANNYTVTETVPAGEKVTTDNPQYAAVATSSQADCSDVGAAATVTFANMPLTNITVGVDSQVDGGTASTIECTPTDDPGDDATTGANGDGSFTLNDLEPGTYVCTVVVDP; encoded by the coding sequence ATGCCACTGCGCAACCAACCCGAGACCCGCCCCACCCCGCCCCGCCGCCGCAGGCGGCGCTCCCCGCTGCTCGCGGTCGCCGCCGTCGGCGGTCTCATCCTCACCGGCCTCGCCGTGGCCCCGGCCTACGCGAGCCACCCCGAGGTGAGCCTGCCCGGCAGCGACTTCGAGATCGACACGAACTCCAACCTCGTACGCGACGACCCCGCCCCGTCCATCGACTGGGCGAGCGTCACCGAAGTCCGCAAGGCCGACAAACCGACCGGCGCGACCGACGACTCGTTCGGACAGGGCTCGAAGGAGGACACGCTGGTGCCGACGGTCGTCGACGGCAGCATCCCGCCGAACAAGAGCGACCTCAAGAACTTCGGCCTCTACCTCGAGACCACGCCCAGCGGGCACCAGTTCCTGAACCTCTTCTGGCACCGCGTACAGGACCCGACCGGCACGACCAACATGGACTTCGAGTTCAACCAGTCCAAGGTGCTCTCGGCGAACGGCATCACGCCCGTGCGAACGGCCGGCGACCTGCTGATCCAGTACGACCTCGCGAACGGCGGCACGCATCCCGAGCTCTTCGTCGCCCGATGGATCACGTCCGGAGCCGGCTCGCAGTGCGAGGCCAGCAACTCGACGCCGTGCTGGGGGAAGCGGACCAACTTCAGCCAGCTCGGACTCGCGACGGGCTCGATCAACACGACGCCGATCCTGGCGGGCAATGCCGACGGCCTCGGGGCCATCTCGGCTCGCACGTTCGGTGAGGCGACGGTCGACTACACGGCGCTCGCGTCGACGCTCGACCAGTGCGAGACGTTCGGCAGCGCGTACCTGAAGAGCCGGTCGTCCGACTCCTTCTCGGCCGCGATGAAGGACTTCATCGCACCGATCGGAACGGGATTCCCGACCTGCGGCGGCGTCATCATCCGCAAGGTCACCGACCCGGCCGGATCGACGGAGGACTTCACGTACACGAAGGACTTCTCGAGCGATCCCTCTGGGAGCACCTTCACGCTGAGCGACGGCGAGTCGCAGGCGTTCGCGAAGGTGCCGATCAATACGACGGGCCATGTGAGCGAGTCGGCCCTGCCTCCGGGCTGGGACTTCGACAAGATCGACTGCACGGCGAGCACGGGCGGTTCGAACGTCTCGACCAACGGGACGACGATCACGTTCAACCTCGCCACCGCGAGTGACACGGTCGACTGCACGTACTACAACAAGGCGCGCGGCTCGATCACCGTGGAGAAGATCACCGACAGCGGCATGGGTGCGTTCGAGTTCACCTCGAACACGCTCGACTCGCCGTTCACGCTGACCACGACGGCCGCCGGCGCCGCGGGCAAGGACTCGGAGGCGTTCGGCAGCCTCGTTCCGGGAACCTACGACGTCGCCGAGACCGTCCCCGCCAATTGGCACCTGGTCAGCGCGAGCTGCACGGGTGACGACGACGGGAGCGACCCCGCGACGATCGTGCTCGACCCGGGTGAGAACGTGGTCTGCACCTTCCACAACGACCGCAACGTCGGCGCGATCAAGATCGTGAAGACCCACAAGCACGCGGCCGACGGCCCCGGCGACCACCCTGAGGCGGGCGTCGAGTTCACGGTCTCGGGCGGCGGGCTCGTCGATCCCATCGTGGTCGAGACCGGCAGCGACGGCACCGTGTGCGTGCCCGGTCTGCTCGTGAGCGCGTTCGCGAACAACTACACCGTGACCGAGACGGTGCCCGCGGGCGAGAAGGTCACGACCGACAATCCGCAGTATGCGGCGGTCGCGACGAGCAGCCAAGCTGATTGCTCCGATGTCGGAGCCGCCGCCACGGTCACGTTCGCGAACATGCCGTTGACGAACATCACCGTCGGCGTCGACTCGCAGGTCGACGGCGGCACCGCCTCGACGATCGAGTGCACGCCGACCGATGACCCCGGTGACGACGCGACGACGGGGGCGAACGGCGACGGCAGCTTCACGCTGAACGACCTCGAACCCGGCACCTACGTGTGCACGGTCGTCGTCGACCCGTGA
- a CDS encoding prealbumin-like fold domain-containing protein has protein sequence MPLRNQPESCPTPTERRRRRRRSPVIAAAAIGGLLLTGLSMAPAYAAHPEVSLPGSNFEIDANANLAQDDPSPSIDWASVAEVRKLDKPTGATDDSFGQGSKEDTPVPSVVDGSIPPNKSDLKTFGSYLETAPNGTKFLHLYWHRVQDPSGTTNMDFEFNQSKTLSGNGVTPVRTAGDLLIQYDLSQGGTNPVLWLSRWVATGAGSQCEASNATPCWGKRVNLTSAGNATGSINTSAIAAGAADGLGAISARTFGEASVNFTALTGGAGKCISFGSAYLKSRSSDSFTAAMKDFIAPAALDLSSCAKVIIRKVTDPNPDPSGSTFAFTTANFAAESATNPTFGLKNGENKTYSDVFLGTGISVSENLAALPAGWKLGSIDCSASTGVTPTKDLASGKITFDLDATGDIVDCTYYNETGGTVRVHKVTDPSPDPSDSSFGYSTALKTLGGAVNPTFDLKNGGTKEYTDVLLGTGLTITEDDLPNGWKLSGVDCSASTGVTPVVSAAKITFDIDDADDVLDCTYTNESGGTVIIHKVTQPNPDPSGSSFGYTSALSTLDGAVDPTFSLKNGETKTYSNVLFGTGLTVTEGTLPDGWELTDLDCDASVGVTPDVTGATVTFAIDDADDVLECTYTNRARASLTIEKITDDGSGAFDFTSGTLDPSPFTLTTSGAGAAGADSRSFSDLDPGTYDVAETVPPNWHQVGTPTCTDGSTVDSIALSAGEDTTCTFHNARNTGAIKIVKTHKHAADGPGSHPESGVEFTITNGTLDQPIVVTTNAQGIACVPGLLVSAFAGTYTVTETVPAGEKVTTDNPQLAAVATSEDDCSDVGAAATVSFENMPLTDLTVSVDSQVPGGTYSSIECDVAGSDTVALGDQLDDPSVTVPDLEPGTYTCTIVIDP, from the coding sequence ATGCCACTGCGCAACCAACCCGAGTCCTGTCCCACCCCGACCGAGCGCCGACGACGTCGCCGGCGCTCGCCGGTCATCGCGGCGGCCGCGATCGGCGGCCTGCTCCTGACCGGACTGTCGATGGCGCCGGCCTACGCGGCGCACCCCGAGGTGAGCCTGCCCGGCAGCAACTTCGAGATCGACGCCAACGCCAACCTCGCGCAGGACGACCCGTCGCCGTCGATCGACTGGGCGTCCGTCGCCGAGGTGCGCAAGCTCGACAAGCCCACCGGCGCGACCGACGACTCGTTCGGACAGGGCTCGAAGGAGGACACCCCGGTGCCCTCGGTCGTGGACGGCAGCATCCCGCCGAACAAGAGCGATCTCAAGACCTTCGGCTCCTACCTCGAAACCGCCCCCAACGGTACGAAGTTCCTGCACCTCTACTGGCACCGCGTCCAGGACCCGAGCGGCACGACCAACATGGACTTCGAGTTCAACCAGTCGAAGACCCTCTCGGGCAACGGGGTGACTCCCGTGCGGACGGCCGGCGACCTGCTCATCCAGTACGACCTCTCGCAGGGCGGCACCAACCCGGTGCTGTGGCTCTCGCGATGGGTCGCGACCGGCGCAGGCTCGCAGTGCGAGGCGAGCAACGCGACACCCTGCTGGGGCAAGCGCGTGAACCTCACCTCCGCCGGCAACGCGACCGGGTCGATCAACACGAGCGCGATCGCGGCCGGTGCCGCGGACGGGCTCGGGGCGATCTCGGCGCGGACCTTCGGCGAGGCGTCCGTCAACTTCACGGCACTGACCGGCGGCGCCGGCAAGTGCATATCGTTCGGCAGCGCCTACCTGAAGAGCCGTTCGTCGGACTCGTTCACCGCCGCGATGAAGGACTTCATCGCCCCGGCGGCGCTCGATCTCTCGAGCTGCGCGAAGGTCATCATCCGCAAGGTCACCGACCCGAACCCCGACCCCTCCGGGTCGACGTTCGCGTTCACGACGGCGAACTTCGCGGCTGAGAGTGCGACGAACCCGACGTTCGGCCTGAAGAACGGGGAGAACAAGACGTACTCCGACGTGTTCCTCGGCACCGGCATCAGCGTGAGCGAGAACCTCGCGGCGCTGCCGGCCGGGTGGAAGCTCGGGTCGATCGACTGCAGCGCGAGCACCGGCGTGACCCCCACGAAGGACCTCGCGTCGGGCAAGATCACGTTCGACCTCGACGCGACGGGCGACATCGTCGACTGCACCTACTACAACGAGACGGGTGGCACCGTCCGCGTGCACAAGGTGACCGATCCGTCACCCGACCCGAGCGACTCGTCGTTCGGCTACTCGACCGCGCTCAAGACGCTCGGCGGGGCCGTCAACCCGACGTTCGACCTGAAGAACGGCGGCACGAAGGAGTACACCGACGTGCTGCTCGGCACAGGTCTGACCATCACCGAGGACGACCTGCCGAACGGCTGGAAGCTCTCGGGCGTGGACTGCAGCGCGAGCACCGGCGTCACCCCCGTCGTCAGCGCGGCGAAGATCACCTTCGACATCGACGACGCCGATGACGTGCTCGACTGCACGTACACGAACGAGTCGGGCGGCACCGTGATCATCCACAAGGTGACGCAGCCGAACCCCGACCCGAGCGGTTCGAGCTTCGGGTACACCTCCGCGTTGTCGACGCTCGACGGGGCGGTCGATCCGACCTTCAGCCTGAAGAACGGCGAGACCAAGACGTACTCGAACGTGCTGTTCGGCACCGGCCTGACCGTCACCGAGGGCACCCTGCCCGACGGCTGGGAGCTCACCGATCTCGACTGCGACGCGAGCGTCGGCGTGACCCCCGACGTCACCGGGGCGACGGTCACGTTCGCGATCGACGATGCCGATGACGTGCTCGAGTGCACCTACACGAACCGTGCTCGTGCCTCGCTCACGATCGAGAAGATCACCGACGACGGCAGCGGCGCGTTCGACTTCACCTCGGGCACGCTCGATCCCTCGCCGTTCACCCTGACGACGAGCGGAGCCGGCGCCGCCGGTGCCGACTCGAGGTCGTTCTCCGACCTCGATCCCGGCACCTACGACGTCGCCGAGACCGTGCCACCGAACTGGCACCAGGTCGGCACGCCGACCTGCACCGACGGTTCGACGGTCGACTCGATCGCACTGTCGGCCGGTGAGGACACCACGTGCACCTTCCACAACGCGCGCAACACGGGCGCGATCAAGATCGTGAAGACGCACAAGCACGCGGCCGACGGCCCCGGCTCCCACCCCGAGTCGGGCGTCGAGTTCACGATCACCAACGGCACCCTCGACCAGCCGATCGTCGTGACGACGAACGCGCAGGGCATCGCCTGCGTGCCGGGCCTGCTCGTGAGCGCGTTCGCCGGCACATACACCGTCACCGAGACGGTGCCGGCCGGCGAGAAGGTCACGACGGACAACCCGCAGCTCGCGGCAGTCGCCACGAGCGAGGACGACTGCTCCGACGTCGGGGCCGCCGCGACCGTCTCGTTCGAGAACATGCCGCTGACCGACCTCACCGTGAGCGTCGACTCGCAGGTGCCGGGCGGCACGTACTCGAGCATCGAGTGCGACGTCGCCGGCTCCGACACCGTGGCGCTCGGTGACCAGCTCGACGACCCGTCGGTGACGGTGCCCGACCTCGAGCCGGGCACCTACACCTGCACCATCGTCATCGACCCGTGA
- a CDS encoding cell division protein PerM, protein MSRTTIALLSALEAAVAALIGIGVALVPLLIVWAVHYGLAVDVSVFFRAAADGWLLGHGVDLVARLDDVTAARIGLPGAGDPFPITIALLGFALLTVVAGRRIGRRSAAGGHSITGAASAVVVTAAIGTVVGLAASTGAARVSFWQSLLLPAFVMAIGVVLGAVLETLREADNGDLAGGWVRERVADLPADLVAAARQATRIGAGTAFAVLAVAGVVVAVLIALDYATIAGLSQALGSGVDGGLLLFVGELAFLPNFVIWVASWMLGPGFAIGAGTTIAPGGTVVGQIPGLPLLGALPAEAPVLGVLWLLVPVVSGFAGAWLVLRADPLAARREPWWRGVAVGAGAALVAAAVLGLLAWWSGGAVGPGRLAVVGPDGWSVALVAAATVGIGAIVGAVTARMQQPSSAEAPAATTSRLDLGR, encoded by the coding sequence ATGAGTCGCACGACGATCGCCCTGCTCTCCGCCCTCGAAGCCGCCGTTGCCGCGCTCATCGGGATCGGCGTCGCCCTCGTGCCGCTGCTCATCGTCTGGGCGGTGCACTACGGGCTGGCCGTCGACGTGTCGGTGTTCTTCCGCGCCGCGGCCGACGGCTGGCTGCTCGGCCACGGCGTCGACCTCGTGGCCCGCCTCGACGACGTCACCGCAGCACGCATCGGGTTGCCGGGTGCGGGCGACCCCTTCCCGATCACGATCGCGCTGCTCGGGTTCGCCCTGCTCACGGTCGTCGCGGGCCGCCGCATCGGCCGTCGCTCGGCCGCGGGCGGCCATTCGATCACGGGGGCGGCGTCGGCCGTCGTCGTCACCGCGGCGATCGGCACCGTCGTCGGCCTCGCGGCATCGACGGGCGCCGCGCGGGTGTCGTTCTGGCAGTCGCTCCTGCTGCCGGCCTTCGTGATGGCGATCGGCGTCGTGCTCGGAGCGGTGCTCGAGACCTTGCGCGAGGCCGACAACGGCGACCTCGCGGGCGGCTGGGTGCGCGAACGGGTCGCCGACCTCCCGGCCGATCTCGTCGCCGCAGCCCGCCAGGCGACCCGCATCGGCGCGGGCACCGCGTTCGCGGTGCTCGCCGTGGCGGGCGTCGTGGTCGCGGTGCTCATCGCGCTCGACTACGCGACGATCGCGGGGCTCTCGCAGGCGCTCGGCTCGGGAGTCGACGGCGGTCTCCTGCTCTTCGTGGGCGAGCTCGCGTTCCTGCCGAACTTCGTGATCTGGGTCGCGTCGTGGATGCTCGGCCCCGGGTTCGCGATCGGCGCCGGCACGACGATCGCCCCCGGCGGCACGGTCGTCGGACAGATCCCGGGCCTGCCCCTGCTCGGCGCGCTGCCGGCGGAAGCTCCCGTGCTGGGCGTGCTCTGGCTCCTCGTGCCCGTGGTGTCGGGCTTCGCGGGCGCCTGGCTCGTGCTGCGTGCCGATCCGCTCGCCGCGCGACGCGAGCCGTGGTGGCGCGGGGTCGCGGTCGGCGCAGGCGCGGCCCTCGTCGCAGCGGCCGTGCTCGGACTGCTCGCCTGGTGGTCGGGCGGCGCGGTCGGTCCGGGTCGTCTCGCGGTCGTCGGCCCCGACGGCTGGTCCGTCGCGCTCGTCGCCGCGGCGACGGTCGGGATCGGTGCGATCGTGGGCGCGGTGACGGCGAGGATGCAGCAGCCGTCGAGCGCCGAGGCGCCGGCCGCGACGACGTCACGCCTCGATCTCGGCCGGTAG
- the purN gene encoding phosphoribosylglycinamide formyltransferase: MLKLVVLISGGGSNLRALLEAAEDAEFPARVVAIGADREASGLVLGEEFGVPTFTVPFTAYADRDAWGDALIEAVRRWEPDLVVLSGLMRLVPPAVVDAFSPQLINTHPAYLPEFPGAHGVRDALAAGVDQTGASLIVVDNSVDGGPIIAQERIPVLPGDTESSLHDRIKPVERRLLIQAVLDIADSHLDLKDLARS; encoded by the coding sequence GTGCTCAAGCTCGTCGTCCTGATCTCAGGTGGAGGCTCCAACCTCCGGGCCCTGCTCGAAGCCGCCGAAGACGCCGAGTTCCCCGCACGTGTGGTGGCGATCGGCGCCGACCGCGAGGCATCCGGTCTCGTGCTCGGCGAGGAGTTCGGGGTGCCGACCTTCACGGTGCCGTTCACCGCGTACGCCGACCGCGACGCGTGGGGCGACGCCCTCATCGAGGCGGTACGCCGCTGGGAGCCCGACCTCGTCGTGCTCTCGGGACTCATGCGCCTCGTGCCGCCCGCCGTGGTCGACGCGTTCTCGCCGCAGCTCATCAACACCCACCCGGCGTACCTGCCCGAGTTCCCGGGCGCGCACGGCGTGCGCGACGCGCTCGCGGCGGGCGTCGACCAGACGGGCGCGAGCCTCATCGTCGTCGACAACTCGGTCGACGGCGGCCCGATCATCGCGCAGGAGCGCATCCCGGTGCTGCCGGGCGACACCGAGTCGAGCCTCCACGACCGCATCAAGCCCGTCGAGCGGCGCCTGCTCATCCAGGCCGTGCTCGACATCGCCGATTCGCACCTCGACCTGAAGGACCTCGCACGATCATGA
- the purH gene encoding bifunctional phosphoribosylaminoimidazolecarboxamide formyltransferase/IMP cyclohydrolase — MSGPAIDPSLYRDRDVVPVRRALIAVSDKRGLTELAAALVGAGVEIVSTGGTSKAIADAGLPVTQIAEVTGYPEHLDGRVRTLHPGVHSGLLADLRLESHERELAGLGIAPFELVVVNLYPFVETVASGAEPDAVVEQIDIGGPAMVRASAKNHANVAVVVSPERYDEIAAAVVAGGTTLAQRRELAREAFRHTASYDVAVASWIGSVVAPDQPADVSPFPAWVGGTWLKDADLRYGENSHQQAAIYASQGGRPGIAQAVQLHGKEMSYNNYVDADAAVRAAFDFETPAVAIIKHANPCGIAVAAPGVEDPIADAHRRAHECDPVSAFGGVIAANRTVTLAMAETVSGIFTEVLVAPAFEAEAVELLTQKKNIRLLTLPEGFTPTAVELKQVSGGMLLQQADRHFAAAADWTLAAGEPADAETLADLEFAWRACRAVKSNGILLASGGASVGVGMGQVNRVDSCKLAVERAGDRAAGSVAASDAFFPFADGLQILLDGGVKAVVQPGGSVRDDEVVEAAKAAGITMYFTGERHFFH; from the coding sequence ATGAGCGGCCCCGCCATCGACCCCAGCCTCTACCGCGACCGCGACGTCGTGCCCGTGCGCCGCGCACTCATCGCCGTGAGCGACAAGCGCGGCCTCACCGAGCTGGCGGCGGCGCTCGTCGGCGCCGGCGTCGAGATCGTCTCGACGGGCGGCACCTCGAAGGCGATCGCCGACGCGGGCCTGCCCGTGACGCAGATCGCCGAGGTCACGGGCTACCCCGAGCACCTCGACGGCCGGGTGCGCACCCTGCACCCCGGCGTGCACTCGGGGCTCCTCGCCGACCTGCGCCTCGAGTCGCACGAGCGCGAGCTCGCGGGCCTCGGCATCGCGCCGTTCGAACTCGTGGTCGTGAACCTCTACCCGTTCGTCGAGACGGTCGCCTCGGGCGCCGAGCCCGACGCTGTGGTCGAGCAGATCGACATCGGCGGACCCGCCATGGTGCGCGCCTCGGCGAAGAACCATGCGAACGTCGCGGTCGTCGTCTCGCCCGAGCGCTACGACGAGATCGCCGCCGCGGTCGTCGCCGGCGGCACGACGCTCGCGCAGCGGCGCGAGCTCGCGCGCGAGGCGTTCCGGCACACGGCGTCGTACGACGTCGCGGTCGCGAGCTGGATCGGCAGCGTCGTCGCCCCCGACCAGCCCGCCGACGTGTCGCCGTTCCCGGCGTGGGTGGGCGGCACGTGGCTCAAGGACGCCGACCTCCGCTACGGCGAGAACTCGCACCAGCAGGCGGCGATCTACGCGTCGCAGGGCGGCCGGCCCGGCATCGCCCAGGCCGTGCAGCTGCACGGCAAGGAGATGAGCTACAACAACTACGTCGACGCGGATGCCGCGGTGCGGGCGGCCTTCGACTTCGAGACGCCTGCCGTGGCCATCATCAAGCACGCGAACCCCTGCGGCATCGCGGTCGCCGCGCCCGGTGTCGAAGACCCCATCGCCGACGCGCACCGCCGTGCCCACGAGTGCGACCCGGTGTCGGCGTTCGGCGGGGTCATCGCCGCGAACCGCACCGTCACGCTCGCGATGGCCGAGACGGTGTCGGGCATCTTCACCGAGGTGCTCGTGGCGCCGGCGTTCGAGGCCGAGGCGGTCGAGCTGCTCACGCAGAAGAAGAACATCCGGCTGCTCACGCTGCCCGAGGGCTTCACTCCGACGGCCGTCGAGCTCAAGCAGGTCTCGGGCGGCATGCTGCTGCAGCAGGCCGACCGGCACTTCGCCGCTGCCGCCGACTGGACGCTCGCCGCGGGTGAACCCGCCGATGCCGAGACCCTCGCCGACCTCGAGTTCGCCTGGCGGGCGTGCCGCGCGGTGAAGTCGAACGGCATCCTGCTCGCGTCGGGCGGAGCCTCGGTCGGCGTCGGCATGGGCCAGGTCAACCGGGTCGACTCGTGCAAGCTCGCGGTGGAGCGCGCCGGTGACCGCGCTGCGGGCTCGGTCGCGGCATCCGACGCGTTCTTCCCCTTCGCCGACGGCCTGCAGATCCTCCTCGACGGCGGCGTGAAGGCCGTCGTGCAGCCGGGCGGCTCGGTCCGCGACGACGAGGTCGTCGAGGCCGCGAAGGCGGCCGGCATCACGATGTACTTCACGGGCGAGCGCCACTTCTTCCACTGA
- a CDS encoding Glu/Leu/Phe/Val dehydrogenase family protein has product MSITHAPARAAEVSATLPSDAPDHERVLITRGPRSGLTVIVAVHSTRLGQALGGARVWNYGHWTDGLADALRLSQAMTMKNAAAGLMRGGGKSVVVLPAGVVLDEAQKRDAMLDLGDAVESLGGAYMTAEDVGTSAELMAVVHERTEHVCGLPPEQGGVGEPADATAAGVHASILATLGQVFGSRDAAGRHFVISGLGQVGGRLARSLAAAGARLTVTDVAESKRALADELGAAWVEPAEAHRVEADVFVPCGLGGVLTPEVVDELRVAAVVGAANNQLASRDVADLLRERGIVWAPDFVVNAGGVIYLDVAGQPGADQAALDARIEGIGEVVAAVLRDAAEQGTTTLDAAERLARGRLDAGH; this is encoded by the coding sequence ATGTCGATCACCCACGCCCCGGCGCGCGCCGCCGAGGTCAGCGCCACCCTGCCGAGCGACGCCCCCGACCACGAGCGGGTGCTCATCACCCGCGGTCCCCGCTCCGGCCTCACCGTCATCGTCGCCGTGCACTCCACGCGCCTCGGCCAGGCGCTCGGCGGTGCCCGCGTCTGGAACTACGGGCACTGGACCGACGGCCTCGCCGACGCCCTCCGCCTCTCGCAGGCCATGACCATGAAGAACGCGGCCGCGGGTCTCATGCGCGGCGGCGGCAAGTCCGTGGTCGTGCTGCCCGCGGGCGTCGTGCTCGACGAGGCGCAGAAGCGCGACGCCATGCTCGACCTCGGCGACGCCGTCGAGTCGCTCGGCGGTGCCTACATGACCGCCGAAGACGTCGGCACGAGCGCCGAGCTCATGGCGGTCGTGCACGAGCGCACCGAGCACGTCTGCGGCCTGCCACCCGAGCAGGGCGGCGTCGGCGAGCCCGCCGACGCGACCGCTGCGGGCGTGCACGCCTCGATCCTCGCGACGCTGGGCCAGGTGTTCGGCTCGCGCGACGCCGCGGGCCGCCACTTCGTCATCTCGGGTCTCGGCCAGGTGGGCGGGCGCCTCGCGCGCAGCCTCGCCGCCGCAGGCGCCCGGCTGACCGTGACCGATGTCGCCGAGTCGAAGCGCGCGCTCGCCGACGAGCTGGGCGCCGCGTGGGTCGAGCCGGCCGAGGCGCACCGCGTCGAGGCCGACGTCTTCGTGCCGTGCGGCCTGGGCGGTGTGCTCACGCCCGAGGTCGTCGACGAACTGCGCGTCGCCGCCGTGGTCGGCGCCGCGAACAACCAGCTCGCCTCCCGCGACGTCGCCGACCTGCTGCGCGAGCGCGGCATCGTCTGGGCGCCCGACTTCGTCGTCAACGCGGGCGGCGTGATCTACCTCGACGTCGCCGGTCAGCCGGGCGCCGACCAGGCCGCCCTCGACGCCCGCATCGAGGGCATCGGCGAGGTCGTCGCCGCGGTGCTGCGCGACGCCGCCGAGCAGGGCACCACGACGCTCGACGCCGCCGAGCGGCTCGCCCGCGGGCGCCTCGACGCCGGGCACTGA